The Armatimonadota bacterium genome includes a region encoding these proteins:
- the lipA gene encoding lipoyl synthase has protein sequence MSSGLPEWLTVRSPDMGVFEDMVEYLKSLGIHTVCQSAGCPNIGDCFTRRTATFMILGNICTRNCGFCGVQSGVPSLVDPDEPKRIAKAAAGLGLAYVVVTSVTRDDLRDGGASHFAETIRQIKSAVPRAKVEVLIPDFKGDEEALAHVLDAGPLVINHNVETVPRLYPTVRPQADYKRSLKLLETAGKFSSSIYKKSGFMVGLGESEAEIIDLLKDLRDVGCDFVTIGQYLRPSKKNLPVVEYVHPAKFEEYKAIGESMGFRYVAAGPFVRSSYHAADLFSHATC, from the coding sequence ATGAGCAGTGGGCTTCCTGAATGGCTCACCGTAAGATCACCAGATATGGGTGTTTTTGAGGATATGGTCGAGTACCTGAAATCCCTTGGCATTCATACAGTTTGCCAAAGTGCGGGTTGCCCAAATATTGGTGATTGTTTTACAAGGCGCACAGCGACATTTATGATTCTTGGCAATATCTGCACGCGAAATTGTGGGTTTTGCGGCGTACAAAGCGGTGTGCCAAGTCTTGTAGACCCAGATGAGCCAAAACGAATTGCAAAAGCAGCGGCAGGCCTGGGATTGGCATATGTAGTTGTTACTTCGGTTACGCGCGACGACTTGAGAGACGGAGGTGCTTCGCATTTTGCTGAAACCATCCGGCAAATCAAGTCAGCCGTCCCACGGGCGAAAGTCGAGGTGCTCATACCTGATTTTAAGGGCGATGAAGAAGCATTGGCTCATGTGCTTGATGCAGGCCCACTCGTGATTAATCACAATGTCGAAACTGTTCCGCGTTTGTATCCTACTGTTCGTCCTCAGGCAGATTACAAGCGGTCGCTTAAACTTCTTGAAACCGCTGGGAAGTTCAGTTCGTCTATATATAAGAAATCCGGCTTTATGGTAGGCCTTGGGGAATCGGAAGCTGAGATCATTGATTTGCTTAAAGACCTTCGTGACGTAGGTTGTGACTTTGTGACCATTGGTCAGTATCTCAGGCCATCGAAGAAAAATCTTCCGGTTGTAGAATACGTCCATCCTGCGAAATTTGAGGAATATAAAGCAATCGGAGAAAGCATGGGCTTCCGGTATGTCGCCGCAGGGCCGTTTGTTCGAAGTTCCTACCATGCTGCGGACCTTTTCTCGCATGCTACATGCTAA
- a CDS encoding translocation/assembly module TamB domain-containing protein yields the protein MGRIKRISLLVIIAPVILMAAVFAAFFVSRPYFASEIVRQAVVAIASQHINARVTIGSFHVSPTGKILLEDVKILGPEDSLPILSASRVIFKFRLLDFAFRRVNPIKSIQSVHVISPRLYLRRGKDGRWNIANLLKPTKPTAPFEGIIKVQSGRLTIQDLAHDPNVAYVNKLRSINAVVDFSNHPVAAFVASAVGEGDRAGKIHLEGKYDLGNRSFKAELDAVNLNAKFWSSYPKRLKFMKVLSGSVNAFLFLNRKKDQPLNYQVVLDLKDGKVNFSKIKKSIEKINGRLLIENDTVDMDLNSRIGATRFAVFGSVIGFKHPRLSLDFRSDCANLREFSHFLKNSNMLSKFNIPSSGICHLVAIGPARNPEISFEVNTPYLGYRQWRATDFHVIGVYKGGHINLAKAEGKAYGGKLIARGHIYTSSKPSVSLVGKATGVELAQIPSIQDRGLAASSNGHFKAHWTSDFVQIDYQGSLGSGSFRGFHFDDGAASIRYKNGQFEINEVSARVMGGLVSVSGKIGGDGTLNLSVSSADIDLAKFGRKYWRKPTVGRMYLMGRLTGTVENPLYEGRVVAQPVAVSGYQAERMEAQVTAGRYLLSLHDLVIHQWPGRITISGSVVQPLERTRSLNLIAKADSLDIRQLVHPSSKLGEVSGLLSADVSITILGSAPAFAGDVWIENGRIHNHILDLARAKIYYAGDTLALKEVSIHSGKASLKADASYTSNGGIRATFSGEGFQLADIIKSSSKYPSVSGLVNFQGTANGTIEQPWLDLALNGSDIKIDGEPFKQFAGNVKISEGKLSATNLMLTDANSSVKFPVLEYRRDEGSLQVDAVIEDIPFSKFLSITKRNLAIYDPKGRINQLIYKFSSNTPGLVTGRVEGNLKLVGGLKPNLHCEGTFSNSNPKAEAGQIHAVYLKGSCTDNIVAVNEFEAVSDEAVISGKASVGPADSLHLNLDAHGLNLTDLSHWLKLPHNISGTADVTIVAGGTTSQPVGQASVDIINPIIGNAKFDQLRLRLSTGEHNMPAQQVNIDELTLVLDQKEVTASGFIPVSWRPLSILEDNALSLKLVFDNAGLDLLPGFVSSIAKNSMGGILAGSVLINVPAGGGKLKTPTLQGDLTWTKGTIRFSQLDTSFQDIDMHCVLKGDELIIEKCTGISAKGGGFDIGGSIKFTELNPTLDLLVHTSSLGLSEKNLSNEYGESIRCRLDSTLKIMGDWRKPLVAGDIAVKDGSIDIAGKAEKSKGKRKQSVDPTFSVVVDISKSVELRSSRVKTPLVGRLNIAGSLSKPSVDGQANLTDGIIMFPMHTFKILPGSTMRLRIHPSEPPSVMIDVRAQTRLMALTGLGRRKRYTVTMEVSGPWDNLQPRFTASPPDLSEQRILAMVTGQQSIEQIFGDGQRRNIGEQLSGLFSAAMMPTVLGSIGDVVGEALGFEEFTLEMGYKEPLQLSISEQLLDGLYLNYSSTLGARPDYADSQYQFKLSYRLPKGVELGLSTNERKQSEITIEGKMKF from the coding sequence ATGGGCAGGATTAAACGTATCAGCTTATTAGTAATAATTGCGCCGGTTATTCTGATGGCCGCAGTTTTTGCGGCATTTTTCGTAAGCCGCCCATATTTTGCCTCGGAGATTGTCAGACAGGCAGTTGTTGCCATTGCTTCACAGCATATAAATGCAAGGGTAACTATCGGTAGTTTCCATGTCTCTCCGACTGGCAAGATACTTCTAGAGGACGTGAAAATCCTTGGTCCAGAGGATAGCCTGCCCATCCTAAGTGCGAGCCGCGTAATTTTTAAATTCAGGCTCTTGGATTTTGCTTTCCGCCGAGTTAACCCCATAAAAAGCATTCAGTCTGTCCATGTTATATCCCCACGCTTATATTTGCGGCGAGGAAAAGACGGGCGCTGGAATATTGCGAATCTCTTGAAACCTACCAAGCCGACTGCTCCATTTGAGGGAATAATAAAAGTGCAATCAGGTCGCCTAACCATCCAAGACCTAGCACACGATCCAAATGTAGCTTATGTGAATAAGCTCCGCTCCATCAATGCAGTCGTTGATTTTTCGAACCATCCGGTGGCTGCATTTGTCGCTTCTGCTGTTGGCGAAGGCGACCGCGCTGGAAAGATACACCTGGAGGGCAAGTATGATTTAGGCAATCGTTCATTCAAAGCCGAGCTTGATGCCGTGAACTTAAATGCAAAATTTTGGTCTTCTTATCCAAAACGCCTGAAATTCATGAAGGTTCTTTCAGGTTCGGTTAATGCTTTTTTATTTCTCAATCGGAAGAAAGACCAACCACTGAACTATCAAGTAGTGCTGGACCTCAAAGATGGAAAAGTCAATTTTTCAAAAATCAAAAAATCTATAGAAAAAATAAACGGCAGGCTCTTAATTGAAAATGACACAGTTGATATGGATTTGAACTCTAGAATTGGGGCTACGCGTTTTGCCGTTTTCGGCAGTGTGATTGGCTTCAAGCATCCTAGACTTTCTCTCGATTTTCGCTCAGATTGTGCCAATCTCCGAGAATTCTCGCATTTCTTGAAAAACTCTAATATGCTCTCCAAATTCAACATCCCTTCTAGTGGCATTTGCCATTTGGTTGCAATTGGACCCGCTCGTAATCCTGAAATAAGCTTTGAAGTAAACACCCCATATTTAGGTTACAGGCAGTGGCGCGCCACCGATTTTCATGTGATTGGGGTTTACAAGGGCGGACACATTAACCTTGCCAAGGCAGAGGGCAAGGCATATGGGGGAAAGTTGATTGCTCGAGGGCATATCTATACCTCCAGTAAGCCATCAGTTAGCTTGGTAGGCAAGGCAACAGGTGTTGAGCTAGCACAAATCCCATCGATCCAAGACCGTGGATTGGCGGCCTCATCTAATGGCCACTTTAAAGCACATTGGACTTCCGATTTTGTTCAGATTGACTATCAAGGTTCTCTTGGTTCTGGGAGCTTCCGAGGCTTCCATTTTGACGATGGGGCTGCTTCAATTAGGTATAAGAATGGTCAATTTGAGATTAACGAGGTCAGCGCTCGCGTTATGGGTGGACTTGTGAGCGTTTCTGGAAAGATAGGGGGGGACGGCACGCTCAACCTTAGTGTTTCATCTGCTGACATAGACCTTGCCAAATTTGGACGAAAGTACTGGCGGAAGCCAACTGTGGGGCGAATGTATCTCATGGGCAGGCTCACCGGCACGGTGGAAAACCCATTGTATGAAGGCAGGGTAGTTGCACAACCAGTGGCGGTGTCTGGCTATCAGGCCGAACGCATGGAAGCCCAAGTAACTGCTGGGCGCTACCTATTGAGCTTGCATGACTTAGTGATTCATCAATGGCCAGGAAGGATAACTATTTCTGGCTCGGTAGTTCAGCCCTTAGAAAGAACGCGGTCATTAAATCTCATAGCAAAGGCTGACTCATTAGACATTCGGCAACTGGTGCATCCTTCAAGTAAATTGGGCGAGGTGAGCGGTCTACTTTCTGCTGATGTTTCTATTACAATCCTTGGCTCTGCGCCAGCATTTGCCGGGGACGTATGGATTGAGAATGGGCGGATTCATAACCATATTCTTGATTTGGCACGTGCAAAAATATATTACGCCGGCGATACACTTGCGCTTAAAGAAGTCAGTATCCATTCGGGCAAGGCTTCGCTAAAAGCAGACGCAAGTTATACAAGCAATGGGGGCATTAGAGCTACATTTAGTGGCGAAGGTTTTCAGCTAGCTGATATCATTAAGTCATCCAGTAAGTATCCAAGTGTTTCTGGTTTAGTGAACTTCCAAGGTACTGCTAATGGGACAATTGAGCAACCTTGGCTTGACCTGGCCTTGAACGGGAGCGACATTAAAATAGACGGCGAGCCCTTTAAGCAGTTCGCGGGCAATGTGAAAATATCAGAAGGCAAGTTATCGGCAACCAACCTAATGCTAACCGACGCCAACTCGTCAGTCAAATTCCCAGTCCTAGAATACCGGCGTGATGAGGGCTCACTGCAAGTGGATGCGGTTATAGAAGATATACCTTTTTCGAAATTTCTTTCAATAACCAAAAGAAATCTTGCTATCTATGACCCCAAAGGAAGAATAAACCAACTAATATACAAGTTCTCGAGCAACACGCCAGGCCTCGTTACAGGGCGGGTAGAGGGGAATCTAAAACTTGTTGGAGGCCTTAAGCCAAACTTGCATTGTGAGGGTACATTTTCAAATTCAAACCCCAAGGCCGAAGCAGGACAAATTCATGCTGTATACCTTAAGGGGTCATGCACTGATAACATAGTAGCTGTTAACGAGTTTGAAGCAGTTAGCGACGAGGCCGTTATCTCCGGCAAAGCAAGTGTTGGACCAGCTGACTCACTGCATCTTAACCTTGATGCACACGGTTTGAATTTGACCGACCTCTCCCATTGGCTTAAACTTCCGCATAACATTTCAGGCACCGCAGACGTAACAATAGTTGCAGGTGGAACTACCTCTCAACCGGTAGGGCAGGCGTCTGTGGATATCATAAATCCCATAATTGGAAATGCGAAATTTGACCAATTGAGGCTTCGTTTGTCAACAGGGGAACACAATATGCCAGCACAACAAGTTAACATAGACGAGCTAACCCTTGTTCTTGATCAAAAGGAAGTTACGGCATCCGGTTTTATCCCGGTAAGCTGGCGACCGCTGAGCATTCTGGAGGATAATGCACTCTCTCTCAAATTGGTTTTTGATAATGCAGGACTTGATCTCCTACCCGGCTTTGTGAGTTCCATCGCAAAGAATAGCATGGGAGGAATTCTTGCTGGGTCAGTGCTTATCAATGTACCTGCAGGTGGAGGTAAACTAAAAACACCTACTCTCCAGGGCGATTTGACTTGGACAAAGGGAACAATTCGGTTTTCACAGCTAGATACTTCTTTTCAAGACATTGATATGCATTGTGTTTTAAAAGGCGATGAGCTTATTATCGAAAAATGTACTGGCATTTCTGCCAAAGGCGGAGGCTTTGATATTGGTGGAAGCATTAAATTTACTGAGCTCAATCCTACGCTTGATTTGCTTGTGCATACAAGCTCGCTAGGTTTATCTGAGAAAAACTTATCCAATGAATATGGAGAAAGCATTCGATGCAGGCTTGATTCGACGCTAAAAATAATGGGTGATTGGCGAAAACCGCTTGTAGCTGGCGACATAGCTGTTAAAGACGGCTCAATTGATATTGCCGGGAAGGCGGAAAAATCAAAGGGCAAAAGGAAGCAATCAGTTGATCCTACATTCTCCGTTGTGGTCGATATATCGAAGAGTGTTGAGCTTAGGAGTAGCCGTGTAAAAACGCCACTTGTGGGCCGCTTAAACATTGCTGGTTCGTTGTCAAAGCCATCAGTCGATGGTCAGGCCAACCTCACAGATGGAATTATTATGTTCCCTATGCATACGTTTAAAATTCTGCCTGGCAGCACTATGAGATTGCGGATTCATCCTAGTGAGCCCCCGAGTGTTATGATTGATGTACGAGCACAAACGCGGCTGATGGCACTAACAGGGCTTGGCAGACGAAAGCGATATACGGTAACTATGGAAGTAAGTGGCCCGTGGGACAATCTTCAGCCGAGATTTACTGCATCACCGCCGGATTTATCGGAACAGAGAATACTTGCAATGGTCACGGGACAACAGAGCATAGAGCAGATTTTTGGCGATGGTCAGCGGCGGAACATAGGTGAGCAGCTGTCAGGATTATTCTCGGCGGCAATGATGCCAACAGTATTGGGCTCTATTGGCGACGTCGTTGGCGAGGCTTTAGGGTTTGAGGAATTTACGCTTGAAATGGGTTATAAAGAGCCACTGCAACTTAGCATTAGCGAACAACTTCTGGATGGTCTTTACCTAAACTACTCGTCTACTTTGGGCGCGAGGCCTGATTATGCCGATAGCCAATACCAATTTAAACTTTCTTATCGGCTGCCGAAAGGCGTTGAATTGGGGTTGTCAACAAACGAGCGCAAGCAGTCTGAAATCACCATAGAAGGAAAGATGAAGTTCTGA
- a CDS encoding FtsQ-type POTRA domain-containing protein has translation MFLKMWLQKVLILLIACMFIPQIAFAQEKQITEIVVTGNDRISKDAILAAISLKPGMAFSESEVQAARDAIQNMGYFERVTVGTESVDSGVKVIFSVVENPVVKEIKITGNTAIPTEKILSLMRTSVGSVLNINTLEQDIEAIRKYYTEKRYIATVTEQVGIDPATGVLTIPIQEARVEAIKIVGNKKTKTYVILREMKLKPGDVFNGDVLAKDIMRIYDLGIFDRESPEPYRLEAGSDVDKVVVIIPVKELKTGEVSLGVGYSSKTGLVGQARVSESNFRGRGQAVSILGEIGGSDNGNSYEVSFYEPWLDVKHTSLGVNVYSKFLYRFSSNVFGVNGDDEYDERRKGGSVTLSRPLSEVSRGFVTLRSESVDIPEFSTLPAAVFRDGTVTSGTLRLTNDYRDSVIEPFTGNYISYAVELGKADLDAVASAVPPLLASNSTFAKYSIDFRRYISKGGPRTDVSEQRRVLAIRLMAGSLSGDVPFFEQYFVGGAETLRGYREDRFWGKNMFLLSTEYRFPLAPSLKGVAFVDYGDAWGADEQFLNINLFGTEFAQHKDFSPKVGYGVGIRVVTPIGLLRLDYGFSDEGSRAHFSIGHAF, from the coding sequence ATGTTTCTGAAAATGTGGCTCCAAAAAGTTTTAATATTGCTAATCGCTTGCATGTTCATCCCCCAGATTGCATTTGCTCAGGAGAAGCAGATAACGGAAATTGTAGTTACCGGAAACGATCGCATATCCAAGGATGCGATTCTTGCCGCTATAAGCTTAAAGCCAGGCATGGCTTTCTCCGAAAGTGAAGTACAGGCTGCAAGGGATGCTATTCAGAACATGGGTTACTTCGAGCGTGTGACTGTTGGCACAGAATCTGTAGATAGCGGGGTCAAGGTTATATTCAGCGTTGTCGAAAATCCTGTCGTCAAGGAAATCAAAATCACTGGCAACACCGCTATTCCAACGGAGAAGATTCTCAGCCTTATGAGGACCTCAGTCGGCAGCGTGCTTAATATCAATACACTCGAACAGGATATTGAAGCTATTAGGAAGTATTACACCGAGAAGCGTTACATCGCGACGGTAACGGAACAAGTGGGTATAGATCCAGCCACCGGGGTGCTGACCATTCCAATTCAGGAAGCCCGGGTGGAAGCAATCAAAATTGTCGGCAATAAGAAAACAAAAACATACGTTATCCTGCGTGAAATGAAGCTCAAGCCTGGCGATGTTTTCAATGGCGACGTTCTCGCCAAGGACATCATGCGGATTTACGACCTTGGGATATTTGATCGCGAAAGCCCAGAGCCTTATAGGCTTGAAGCTGGGTCTGATGTAGATAAAGTTGTTGTTATAATCCCCGTCAAAGAACTTAAAACAGGAGAGGTTTCGCTTGGCGTGGGCTATAGTTCGAAAACAGGTCTCGTTGGCCAGGCAAGAGTATCGGAGAGTAATTTCAGGGGACGCGGGCAAGCTGTAAGCATACTTGGCGAAATCGGTGGGAGCGACAACGGGAATAGCTACGAGGTAAGTTTCTACGAACCCTGGCTTGATGTCAAACACACTTCTTTAGGGGTGAATGTTTACAGCAAATTCCTCTACAGATTTTCATCCAACGTTTTTGGTGTCAATGGTGATGATGAATATGACGAACGTCGGAAAGGAGGAAGCGTTACCCTTAGCAGGCCACTAAGCGAAGTCAGCAGAGGATTTGTTACATTAAGAAGCGAATCCGTAGATATCCCCGAGTTTTCAACACTTCCTGCTGCTGTGTTCCGAGACGGAACGGTGACAAGCGGCACGTTGCGTCTAACGAATGATTATCGAGACTCTGTTATCGAGCCTTTCACTGGAAATTACATTTCTTACGCAGTTGAACTTGGAAAGGCAGACCTAGATGCTGTCGCGTCCGCTGTTCCACCTTTGTTGGCAAGCAACTCGACGTTCGCGAAGTATAGCATCGATTTCAGGCGCTATATTAGCAAAGGAGGTCCCCGAACCGACGTTTCAGAACAGCGCAGGGTGTTAGCCATTAGATTGATGGCTGGCAGTCTAAGCGGAGATGTGCCATTCTTCGAACAGTACTTTGTAGGTGGAGCAGAAACACTCCGCGGATACAGAGAGGACAGGTTTTGGGGGAAAAATATGTTTCTCCTAAGCACTGAGTATAGGTTCCCGCTTGCTCCAAGTCTTAAAGGAGTGGCTTTTGTGGACTACGGCGACGCGTGGGGCGCAGACGAACAGTTCTTAAATATAAATCTTTTTGGCACTGAATTTGCCCAGCATAAGGATTTTTCTCCCAAAGTAGGCTATGGTGTAGGTATCCGAGTAGTTACTCCGATAGGACTACTCCGTTTGGACTATGGATTTAGCGACGAAGGCTCGCGGGCGCACTTCAGTATAGGACATGCTTTTTAA
- the aroB gene encoding 3-dehydroquinate synthase, protein MADAIKLQIKLGERSYDIHISYGLLDKAGELIASVCKGKKAAIITNPKVGSLYADCLAYSLSRAGVESHIIAIPAGERYKNLNTVQRVYNRLLDCRIDRTGMVIGLGGGVIGDLAGFIAATYLRGVDFVQVPTSLLAQVDASVGGKVGVDLPRGKNLVGAFYQPKIVVIDTATLSTLPPRELRTGLAEIIKHGIILDSGYFSFVEAELPMIKRLEPESIMRAVAGSCQIKARVVEQDEREFGLRAILNFGHTVGHALEAITGYKTYRHGEAVAIGMVTATIISAKMGLIDKQVVEAISKVIQKAGLPIKPKDEISSLNLLEVMKLDKKVIQERLRFVLIKGIGSAFVSDEVTPKVLMDALEEQKRLSAECSSLRKK, encoded by the coding sequence ATGGCTGATGCGATTAAGTTGCAAATTAAGCTAGGCGAACGGAGCTATGATATACATATCTCCTACGGTCTTCTCGATAAGGCTGGAGAGCTAATCGCCTCCGTTTGCAAAGGCAAAAAAGCGGCAATCATTACAAATCCTAAAGTTGGCAGCCTATATGCTGATTGCCTAGCATATAGTCTCAGCAGGGCAGGCGTTGAGTCTCATATAATCGCCATTCCTGCTGGCGAGCGCTATAAGAACCTAAACACTGTCCAGAGAGTTTATAACCGCTTGCTCGACTGCCGAATTGACCGCACTGGTATGGTTATTGGCCTTGGGGGCGGGGTTATTGGAGATCTTGCGGGTTTCATAGCCGCAACATACCTCCGAGGCGTAGATTTTGTTCAGGTGCCGACCTCACTGCTTGCACAGGTAGATGCTAGCGTTGGTGGAAAGGTTGGCGTTGATCTACCCCGGGGCAAGAACCTTGTTGGAGCATTCTACCAACCGAAAATAGTCGTCATTGATACAGCAACCTTATCTACCCTTCCGCCAAGAGAGCTCCGCACTGGCCTGGCCGAAATAATCAAACATGGGATAATTCTTGATAGTGGTTATTTTTCTTTTGTCGAAGCTGAACTGCCTATGATCAAGCGTCTGGAGCCAGAGTCAATTATGCGCGCGGTAGCTGGTTCGTGCCAGATCAAAGCTCGTGTTGTCGAGCAAGATGAGCGTGAATTCGGCTTGCGAGCAATACTTAACTTTGGCCATACGGTCGGTCATGCTTTAGAAGCAATTACTGGCTATAAGACATATAGACACGGCGAGGCCGTCGCTATTGGGATGGTTACGGCAACTATTATCTCTGCGAAGATGGGTCTTATTGACAAGCAAGTAGTTGAGGCGATTTCAAAAGTAATTCAAAAAGCAGGTTTGCCAATAAAACCAAAGGATGAAATCAGCAGTTTGAATCTTTTAGAGGTAATGAAACTTGACAAGAAGGTTATCCAAGAGCGACTAAGATTTGTGCTTATCAAAGGCATTGGATCTGCTTTTGTCTCGGATGAGGTAACGCCAAAAGTATTGATGGATGCACTCGAAGAACAAAAGAGGCTTTCTGCTGAGTGCTCGAGTTTAAGAAAAAAATGA
- a CDS encoding sigma-70 family RNA polymerase sigma factor, translated as MKGRIKPLYASSVLELQDESFRFLTLLRHNQEANEPEPSSQQDTLASKGLPDFETVLRLYHKKVFSLIYRLVGDMEEASDLTQETFVKAYRAYPKFRGPAEAVFPWLCQISVNSCKNKFREINRRERYEWRSLDEPVSIEEEQVFSEIEDSAGDPSKVIEKRELEKKVQESIQQLPPEYRTVVVLRDMHGLSYQEVADAAGISVELVKVRLFRAREIIRRRLAPYL; from the coding sequence TTGAAAGGGAGAATAAAACCGTTATATGCATCCTCAGTGCTGGAATTACAGGATGAATCGTTCAGGTTTTTGACGCTTTTAAGGCATAATCAAGAAGCCAATGAACCTGAGCCTTCATCCCAGCAGGATACTTTAGCTAGCAAAGGTCTCCCCGATTTTGAAACTGTGCTGAGATTATATCATAAGAAGGTTTTTAGTCTGATATACCGTTTGGTTGGAGATATGGAAGAAGCTTCGGACCTCACACAGGAAACATTCGTCAAGGCGTATCGGGCTTATCCAAAGTTTCGAGGTCCAGCTGAAGCAGTTTTCCCGTGGCTTTGCCAGATAAGCGTTAACAGCTGCAAAAATAAATTTCGGGAAATAAACCGCCGAGAGAGATATGAATGGCGCTCGCTCGATGAGCCGGTGAGCATAGAGGAAGAGCAAGTTTTTTCAGAAATCGAGGACAGTGCTGGCGACCCGTCGAAGGTTATAGAAAAGCGGGAGCTTGAGAAGAAAGTCCAGGAATCAATACAACAGCTCCCGCCCGAATATCGCACCGTTGTAGTTTTGCGGGATATGCATGGACTGAGCTATCAAGAGGTCGCAGACGCAGCGGGGATAAGCGTGGAATTGGTAAAAGTGAGGCTTTTCAGAGCACGTGAAATCATTAGGAGACGGTTGGCGCCGTACCTTTAA
- a CDS encoding NAD(P)-dependent oxidoreductase, translating into MRIAVIGGTGHIGRFLCGMLLKNGHEVVIIHSGRTSVCDPVIAEKSLVVTLRYQDMLADGTFASLLADQHIEVVIDILQGDIQRVYADCLSTKVEHLIACGSVWMYGRPKVVPTPEVAQTECLFEGYRQRYAELLATIEVARQDGIPVTAIMPPNICGPGKVPLECSGGRSIEVHKAHRRGEPVILPFPGTNLIGPCDAEDVAQGFLCAVENRRAAAFEIFNVGSAYALTAEKFVKTYEEIYKTTIPIEYVSPEIYAREISPNISANFHFLEHMCPDISKISSRLGYEPLYTPEETMERAVKWMNDEGFFD; encoded by the coding sequence ATGAGGATAGCAGTAATAGGCGGAACTGGGCATATCGGGCGGTTCTTGTGCGGCATGCTCCTGAAAAATGGTCATGAGGTTGTTATTATTCATTCAGGAAGGACGTCTGTTTGTGATCCGGTAATTGCAGAGAAGTCGCTCGTTGTTACTTTGCGGTATCAGGATATGTTGGCAGATGGAACCTTTGCGTCTCTCCTAGCTGACCAACATATCGAGGTAGTTATTGACATCTTGCAGGGTGACATTCAGCGAGTATATGCCGATTGCCTGAGCACCAAAGTTGAGCATCTGATTGCTTGCGGTTCGGTTTGGATGTATGGACGGCCAAAAGTCGTGCCAACTCCGGAAGTAGCGCAAACCGAGTGTCTGTTTGAGGGTTATCGTCAGCGATATGCCGAGTTGCTTGCCACCATTGAAGTAGCTCGACAGGATGGCATACCTGTAACGGCAATAATGCCACCGAATATTTGTGGGCCAGGAAAAGTGCCACTGGAGTGCAGTGGCGGCCGCTCAATCGAAGTCCACAAAGCCCATCGGCGCGGTGAACCAGTAATCTTGCCTTTTCCAGGCACAAATCTTATTGGGCCCTGCGATGCAGAAGATGTCGCCCAGGGTTTCTTATGCGCTGTGGAAAATAGAAGAGCGGCAGCATTTGAGATATTTAATGTGGGTTCTGCTTATGCTCTGACGGCGGAGAAGTTCGTAAAAACCTATGAAGAAATTTATAAGACGACTATCCCTATCGAGTACGTAAGCCCTGAGATATACGCTAGGGAAATATCGCCCAATATCAGTGCAAATTTTCATTTCCTCGAACACATGTGCCCTGATATCTCGAAGATATCTTCTAGACTGGGATATGAACCATTATATACGCCGGAAGAAACAATGGAACGGGCAGTCAAGTGGATGAATGACGAAGGATTTTTTGATTGA
- the lipB gene encoding lipoyl(octanoyl) transferase LipB: MSELWCVDLGQIGYSPCLSIQYKLAKLRAEGLIEDTLLLLEHEPVITFGRSGGEESLLVPIEKIKEAGIEIFYTDRGGDATYHGPGQLVGYPIFSLGQHGKDVHLFLRNIERSVMDCLSDFGISSQAVPGYTGVWVGDEKICSIGIAVRRWVSYHGFALNVNPNFDHWALLHPCGLVGRRVTSIERLLGKPISMQSVKDVIVSRFAQVFGIKPVQIDKKTLFDRIAAEEHEYEQWAS; encoded by the coding sequence ATGTCTGAATTATGGTGCGTAGATCTCGGTCAGATTGGCTATTCTCCATGTTTATCAATACAGTACAAGCTTGCCAAACTCAGGGCTGAAGGCTTGATAGAAGATACGCTTCTCTTGCTGGAACATGAGCCCGTTATCACATTCGGAAGATCAGGCGGGGAAGAAAGCCTTCTTGTTCCGATAGAAAAAATCAAAGAAGCTGGAATCGAGATATTTTATACCGACCGTGGAGGCGACGCTACCTACCATGGTCCTGGCCAACTTGTCGGCTATCCGATCTTTAGTTTAGGACAACATGGCAAGGATGTTCACTTATTTCTTCGCAATATTGAACGCTCGGTTATGGATTGTCTTTCGGATTTTGGCATTTCTTCGCAAGCTGTTCCCGGATATACCGGCGTGTGGGTCGGCGATGAAAAAATATGCTCGATAGGGATTGCAGTTCGTAGATGGGTTAGCTACCATGGTTTTGCTTTAAATGTAAATCCTAACTTTGACCATTGGGCTCTGCTTCATCCTTGTGGGCTCGTCGGCCGAAGGGTAACGTCTATCGAACGTTTGCTCGGTAAACCTATAAGCATGCAATCAGTGAAAGATGTTATTGTGAGTAGGTTTGCACAAGTTTTTGGTATAAAGCCTGTGCAGATAGATAAAAAAACGCTATTTGATAGAATTGCAGCTGAGGAGCATGAATATGAGCAGTGGGCTTCCTGA